A DNA window from Setaria viridis chromosome 2, Setaria_viridis_v4.0, whole genome shotgun sequence contains the following coding sequences:
- the LOC117842099 gene encoding E3 ubiquitin-protein ligase RSL1, which yields MLDLVAMSADDSALAEDLQFEEVLQFSTHFESENVCAVCKQMIQSLEASWIPDNCDHVICIACFCQYAHETDATGLPRCAVASCESLCKTETHHEISVPHGTLTSTEGMDRKGKKPLDGTLQELGQCSHGDDAMISSDFYCSICMETVHIGEVFPIDGCTHTFCISCVSQYIAAKVEENVLSIGCPDPGCKDGVLHPEACRDVIPLQLFQRWGAALCDSSLGELKFYCPFKECSALLVHDPGHGEAVITNVECPHCCRMFCAQCKVPWHDGVTCTEFQRLGKDERTREDLLLRKVAQKSKWQRCPKCKMYVERVTGCVFIICRCGHCFCYLCASPMSRDNHHCKTCKRTW from the exons ATGCTGGACCTTGTTGCTATGTCAGCTGATGATTCTGCGCTGGCTGAGGATTTGCAGTTTGAAGAGGTTCTCCAGTTCTCAACTCACTTTGAGAGTGAGAATGTCTGCGCAGTTTGCAAACAGATGATCCAATCATTGGAAGCGTCATGGATACCTGACAATTGTGACCATGTCATCTGCATTGCGTGCTTCTGCCAATATGCACATGAGACAGATGCCACGGGGCTGCCCAGGTGTGCAGTGGCTTCTTGTGAATCTTTGTGCAAGACAGAGACGCATCACGAGATCAGTGTGCCTCATGGCACTTTGACCTCAACTGAAGGCATGGACCGCAAAGGGAAAAAACCACTGGATGGCACGCTCCAAGAGCTTGGGCAATGCTCTCACGGTGATGATGCAATGATCAGCAGTGACTTCTACTGTTCCATCTGCATGGAAACAGTGCACATTGGGGAAGTCTTTCCTATTGACGGATGCACACACACCTTCTGCATCAGTTGTGTGAGCCAGTACATTGCTGCAAAGGTCGAGGAGAATGTCTTGTCTATTGGCTGCCCTGACCCAGGGTGCAAGGATGGTGTGTTGCACCCAGAAGCATGCCGTGATGTGATTCCGTTGCAGCTGTTCCAGAGGTGGGGTGCTGCGCTCTGTGACTCATCATTGGGGGAACTCAAATTCTATTGCCccttcaaggaatgctcggctcTGTTAGTTCACGATCCTGGCCATGGTGAGGCTGTGATAACAAACGTGGAGTGCCCACACTGCTGCCGGATGTTCTGTGCCCAGTGCAAGGTTCCATGGCATGATGGTGTGACATGCACAGAGTTCCAACGGCTCGGGAAGGATGAGCGGACCAGGGAGGACCTGCTGCTGAGGAAGGTTGCACAAAAGAGCAAGTGGCAGAGGTGCCCCAAGTGCAAGATGTACGTGGAGAGGGTCACAGGTTGTGTGTTCATCATCTGCAG GTGTGGGCACTGCTTCTGCTACCTCTGCGCATCCCCCATGTCTAGGGATAACCATCATTGCAAGACCTGCAAGCGAACCTGGTGA